One part of the Treponema peruense genome encodes these proteins:
- a CDS encoding ArsB/NhaD family transporter, whose amino-acid sequence MEQLKWVVLAIAVVMYALVIAFQKKKVWFTSIAAILVIILGMIFPGGIFSIPEDILALEGSAPAHMYSLVHAFLDIINWNVILIYLGSMIIAALFIYSKVPVKIADAIVSGCKNTGIAMVAILAMTGIISIFVENVATVLVMAPIALALCKKLKIDPTFFMIGLAVMSNLEGTATLVGDPPSMIFASYAGYSFNDFFVHQNTLSIFFIVQTGMLAGCIFFYCFFAKNGKNKIESEGEPVVSWVPLVLLLLMIFGLAGVSFIHTSFEYTSGILVAILGLIGLLWYKFVQKKSADDVRTMVKELDWETIFFLLGIFVVIGGIRETGLLNDFAVFLAGITGGSKLLGFVIILVVSIVISGFVDNVPYIIAMLPVAESMAKTMELKPELFMFALLVGSCLGGNLTPFGASANIVAMGIVKKEGYPMKFSGWLKVGVPFTLITTTAAALLLWVLWS is encoded by the coding sequence ATGGAACAGCTTAAATGGGTTGTGCTTGCAATTGCAGTCGTTATGTATGCGCTCGTAATTGCATTTCAGAAGAAAAAAGTCTGGTTCACTTCAATAGCAGCCATACTTGTAATTATTCTGGGAATGATTTTTCCGGGTGGAATTTTCAGTATTCCCGAAGACATACTTGCGCTTGAGGGTTCGGCTCCTGCGCACATGTATTCGCTTGTCCATGCCTTTTTGGACATAATCAACTGGAACGTTATTCTTATTTATCTTGGCAGTATGATAATTGCCGCTCTCTTTATCTATTCCAAAGTTCCCGTTAAAATCGCCGATGCAATTGTAAGTGGCTGCAAAAATACCGGAATTGCGATGGTTGCTATTCTTGCCATGACCGGAATAATTTCTATCTTTGTAGAAAACGTTGCAACTGTTCTTGTAATGGCTCCCATTGCGCTTGCTTTGTGCAAAAAATTAAAGATAGACCCGACTTTCTTTATGATAGGACTTGCTGTAATGAGTAACCTTGAAGGAACTGCAACTCTGGTTGGTGACCCGCCGTCAATGATTTTTGCAAGTTACGCAGGTTACAGCTTCAACGACTTCTTTGTACACCAGAATACACTTTCAATATTCTTTATTGTTCAGACAGGAATGCTTGCAGGATGTATTTTCTTCTACTGCTTCTTTGCTAAAAACGGAAAAAACAAAATCGAAAGCGAGGGAGAACCTGTTGTATCCTGGGTACCGCTTGTACTTCTTCTTCTGATGATTTTTGGTCTTGCCGGTGTTTCTTTTATTCATACAAGCTTTGAATACACGAGCGGAATTCTTGTTGCAATTCTTGGACTCATAGGATTACTCTGGTACAAGTTCGTGCAGAAAAAATCCGCAGATGATGTACGCACTATGGTAAAAGAGCTTGACTGGGAAACAATTTTCTTCCTGCTGGGAATTTTTGTTGTCATAGGCGGAATCCGTGAAACAGGACTTCTTAACGACTTTGCGGTCTTCCTTGCGGGAATTACCGGCGGTTCAAAACTGCTCGGCTTTGTAATAATACTTGTTGTTTCTATCGTTATAAGCGGCTTTGTTGACAACGTTCCCTATATTATAGCCATGCTTCCTGTAGCAGAAAGTATGGCCAAAACTATGGAACTTAAGCCCGAACTCTTTATGTTTGCTCTTCTGGTTGGAAGCTGCCTCGGCGGAAACCTTACCCCGTTCGGAGCAAGTGCAAATATTGTAGCAATGGGAATTGTAAAGAAAGAAGGCTATCCCATGAAGTTCAGCGGATGGCTTAAAGTCGGTGTTCCGTTTACTTTGATTACTACAACGGCTGCGGCTCTTCTTCTGTGGGTTCTGTGGTCTTAG
- a CDS encoding vWA domain-containing protein, with the protein MNFGIERPWIFLSLPLVFAALVFTLKRYKLLEKTLTERNAVQKGSTQFGRLKRCFYARTYCRLASVLFAVAAAAGISWGLNVVPVQRSGRSVSMVFDISYSMETPDAPGGMTRLKAAADYAEKLIEKLDGTKISVVLAKGDGVIALPLTEDMQAVVTLLENLSPQLMTAAGTSLGSGIKAAVTSFPAQSSDANFVWLFTDGDETDGTLSSALFECAEYGIPVTIIGFGSERESEILAGDGKTRVRTALRSASLEKTLEAAKRKISGGKHSDELPSMEYIDASEMSSAWKLLDSLSLENRNAVVSYEVQRVERSSLFILLSVLLFVASVIAGEFDVKFSRLKAASVVALCFMLTGCSERFNDGLLILKGKIAWNGKNYQQAVADFLTAAENASERKDDLVYNHAVCNLATTYLMQDENSAAMARFSMISDSAPDNVKFSVYYNSGIIEHRNGNYKKASDYFRKALEIDSTSTDAKINLELSLKEDVSQPAENVQNMVPVSENSREQTLENELYSIIKENEQRQWKNQQQNSESSSADY; encoded by the coding sequence ATGAATTTCGGAATAGAAAGACCGTGGATTTTTCTGTCACTTCCCCTGGTTTTTGCTGCTCTGGTTTTTACTCTCAAAAGATATAAGTTGCTTGAAAAAACACTGACTGAACGCAATGCAGTTCAAAAAGGTTCAACTCAGTTTGGAAGATTAAAACGCTGTTTTTATGCGCGTACTTACTGCCGGCTTGCAAGTGTTTTGTTTGCAGTAGCAGCGGCAGCAGGAATTTCGTGGGGACTTAATGTTGTTCCGGTGCAGAGAAGCGGACGTTCTGTTTCTATGGTTTTCGATATTTCTTACAGTATGGAAACTCCCGATGCTCCGGGTGGAATGACAAGACTTAAAGCCGCCGCAGATTATGCAGAAAAGCTGATTGAAAAACTTGACGGAACAAAAATTTCTGTTGTGCTTGCAAAGGGTGACGGAGTTATTGCCCTTCCTTTGACTGAAGACATGCAGGCTGTTGTTACACTTTTGGAAAATTTGTCACCGCAGTTAATGACAGCTGCAGGAACAAGCCTTGGTTCCGGAATAAAAGCAGCAGTCACTTCTTTTCCTGCGCAGTCTTCTGACGCAAACTTTGTCTGGCTTTTTACAGACGGCGATGAAACTGACGGAACTTTGTCTTCTGCTTTGTTTGAATGTGCAGAATACGGAATTCCCGTAACAATAATCGGATTCGGTTCAGAACGAGAAAGTGAAATTCTTGCCGGTGACGGTAAAACACGTGTGCGTACTGCCTTGCGTTCTGCTTCTCTTGAAAAAACACTGGAAGCTGCAAAAAGAAAAATTTCAGGGGGAAAACATTCAGATGAACTTCCTTCAATGGAATACATAGATGCTTCTGAGATGAGTTCTGCATGGAAACTTTTGGACAGTCTGAGTCTTGAAAACCGCAATGCCGTTGTGTCGTACGAAGTGCAGCGTGTAGAAAGAAGCAGTCTTTTTATTCTGCTGTCTGTTCTTCTGTTTGTTGCTTCTGTTATTGCCGGAGAATTCGATGTTAAATTCAGCCGGTTAAAAGCAGCTTCTGTTGTGGCGTTATGTTTTATGCTTACCGGTTGTTCTGAAAGATTCAATGACGGTCTTCTTATTTTAAAAGGCAAAATTGCATGGAACGGAAAAAATTACCAGCAGGCCGTGGCAGATTTTCTTACGGCTGCAGAAAATGCTTCTGAACGCAAAGACGATCTGGTTTATAATCATGCTGTCTGCAACCTTGCCACAACTTATCTGATGCAGGATGAAAATTCAGCGGCAATGGCGCGTTTTTCAATGATTTCAGATTCAGCACCGGACAATGTAAAATTTTCAGTTTATTATAATTCTGGCATAATCGAACACCGCAACGGAAATTATAAAAAAGCTTCTGATTATTTCAGAAAGGCTTTGGAAATTGACAGTACCAGCACTGATGCAAAAATAAATCTGGAACTTTCACTGAAAGAAGATGTTTCACAGCCGGCAGAAAATGTCCAGAATATGGTTCCTGTTTCTGAAAACTCACGCGAGCAGACTTTGGAAAATGAGTTGTATTCAATTATCAAGGAGAATGAACAAAGACAATGGAAAAACCAGCAGCAGAATTCCGAAAGTTCTTCCGCAGATTACTGA
- a CDS encoding AAA family ATPase, which produces MNRIITKAEIDECAEYVKICRTEVAKRVVGQSEAVDGILAALIAGGHVLLEGVPGLAKTLAVRTFADVSGLEFKRIQFTPDLLPADVSGTLIYEPGSGRFNVRKGPVFANLVLADEINRAPAKVQSALLEAMAEHQVTIGETTYNLPNPFFVLATQNPIEQEGTYNLPEAELDRFLMKIVLSYPSPEEEISIVRSNGCAADIPVRKVFSADSLEKCRSAVDAVTADDKILAYIVSIVNVTRPESEKRDVKKLSVSAAVRKNDIQHYISFGASPRAGIALLKCARVQALFAGRSFVLPEDVQAVATRVLRHRLVLNYEASADGVGADELIAKIIDLMPVP; this is translated from the coding sequence ATGAACAGAATAATTACAAAAGCAGAAATAGATGAGTGTGCGGAATATGTCAAAATCTGCCGTACAGAAGTTGCCAAACGTGTTGTAGGACAGTCAGAGGCTGTCGACGGAATTCTTGCGGCTCTTATTGCAGGCGGACATGTTCTTCTTGAAGGCGTGCCGGGTCTTGCAAAGACTCTTGCCGTAAGAACTTTTGCAGATGTTTCTGGACTTGAGTTCAAGCGCATTCAGTTTACACCGGATCTTCTTCCTGCAGACGTAAGCGGAACTTTGATTTACGAGCCGGGAAGCGGGCGCTTTAATGTACGCAAAGGTCCTGTTTTTGCAAACCTCGTTCTGGCAGATGAAATAAACCGTGCGCCCGCGAAAGTTCAGTCTGCGCTTCTTGAGGCAATGGCCGAACACCAGGTTACAATCGGTGAAACTACATACAACCTTCCGAACCCATTTTTTGTTCTGGCTACACAAAATCCAATAGAGCAGGAAGGAACATACAATCTTCCCGAGGCTGAACTTGACCGCTTTTTAATGAAGATTGTGCTTTCTTATCCTTCTCCCGAAGAAGAAATTTCCATTGTGCGTTCCAACGGATGTGCTGCAGATATTCCGGTCAGAAAAGTGTTTTCTGCTGATTCCCTTGAAAAATGCCGCAGTGCCGTAGATGCAGTTACTGCAGATGACAAAATACTTGCCTACATTGTTTCTATTGTAAATGTAACGCGTCCTGAGTCAGAAAAACGTGATGTGAAAAAACTTTCTGTTTCTGCTGCTGTACGCAAAAATGATATTCAGCATTATATTTCTTTCGGTGCTTCTCCGCGTGCAGGAATAGCCCTTCTTAAGTGTGCGCGTGTTCAGGCTTTGTTTGCTGGCCGCAGTTTTGTTCTGCCCGAAGATGTTCAGGCTGTGGCTACCCGTGTTCTGAGACACAGACTTGTGCTTAACTACGAGGCTTCTGCTGACGGTGTTGGCGCCGATGAGCTTATTGCAAAAATCATTGACCTGATGCCGGTTCCGTAA
- a CDS encoding Smr/MutS family protein has translation MNFGDILNQWDNSQVQKKPVQKGPQVSHKKANAPTAEEKAAAKQGYTYEQIMEADSKRRANPMDVWLNRYGTVDKDKIADDAAQSEKMHSLEYLKSLRPEAVLDLHQLTRDEAWERLSGFVTDCCRRNLHKILIIHGKGNHSHGSDPVLGPMVKTFIEQDRRLGTSGHPDRNNGGNGATWVIIKN, from the coding sequence ATGAATTTCGGTGATATTTTGAATCAGTGGGATAATTCGCAGGTACAAAAAAAGCCTGTTCAGAAAGGGCCTCAGGTTTCGCACAAAAAAGCAAATGCTCCGACTGCCGAAGAAAAAGCAGCAGCAAAACAGGGCTACACTTACGAACAAATAATGGAAGCCGACTCAAAGCGCCGTGCCAACCCCATGGATGTCTGGCTTAACCGTTACGGAACCGTAGACAAGGACAAAATTGCAGATGATGCAGCGCAGTCAGAAAAGATGCACAGCCTTGAGTATTTGAAAAGTCTCAGGCCAGAAGCAGTGCTTGACCTTCACCAGTTGACGCGCGATGAAGCGTGGGAACGCCTGTCAGGTTTTGTAACGGACTGCTGCAGAAGGAATTTGCATAAAATACTTATTATCCACGGAAAAGGAAACCACAGCCATGGAAGTGACCCTGTTTTGGGACCAATGGTAAAGACTTTTATAGAACAGGACAGGCGTCTTGGAACTTCTGGGCATCCTGACCGCAATAATGGAGGAAACGGAGCAACCTGGGTAATTATTAAAAATTGA
- a CDS encoding aminotransferase class I/II-fold pyridoxal phosphate-dependent enzyme has product MINALAQELNETLKGTTPGVLLSDVGTRLYFPKGIIAQSGEAKKLGKTANGTIGMTVIDGTPVMLPSVKKYIPDLSSRELVAYAPTAGNPDLRELWKQALIKKNPSLEGKSFSLPVVVPGLTAGISYLADLFLDETKPLVAADPSWDNYVLIANARRNAEFVQFPMFADGKFNIPGLEKVLREQAKSGSVRVLLNFPQNPSGYSPTSAETAQIVSIIKSLADAGTKVMVWCDDAYFGLNYEKDIESQSLFAHLCDLSPNVLAAKIDGPTKEDFAWGFRCGFITFGCKGLTEEQYDALVKKLMAAIRSSVSCSSTPPQSLLLKAFQNPAQVEKEKAEFRAVLEKRYALVKKFTTTHTSENITPLPFNSGYFMAFDTKKVNAETLRQKLLKERGIGTISIDSRTLRVAFSSLEEDKIDIVYQAIYETADELARN; this is encoded by the coding sequence ATGATAAACGCATTGGCACAAGAATTAAACGAAACGCTAAAAGGAACTACACCAGGAGTCCTTCTTTCAGATGTAGGAACAAGACTCTATTTCCCCAAGGGAATTATTGCACAGAGCGGTGAAGCAAAAAAGCTCGGCAAAACCGCGAACGGAACAATCGGAATGACCGTTATAGACGGAACACCCGTAATGCTTCCTTCAGTAAAAAAATATATTCCCGACCTTTCATCAAGGGAACTTGTTGCATATGCACCTACAGCCGGAAACCCTGATCTGCGCGAACTGTGGAAACAGGCTCTTATAAAAAAGAATCCGTCGCTTGAAGGAAAGTCATTCTCCCTTCCGGTAGTTGTTCCAGGACTTACAGCAGGAATTTCATACCTTGCAGATCTCTTTCTTGACGAAACAAAGCCTCTTGTAGCGGCCGACCCTTCGTGGGACAATTATGTTCTTATCGCAAACGCAAGACGCAATGCAGAATTTGTACAGTTTCCGATGTTTGCAGACGGAAAATTCAACATTCCAGGACTTGAAAAAGTTCTGCGCGAACAGGCAAAGTCCGGTTCTGTAAGAGTACTCCTTAACTTTCCGCAGAACCCGTCAGGATACAGCCCAACTTCTGCAGAAACTGCACAGATTGTTTCCATTATAAAGAGTCTGGCCGACGCCGGAACAAAAGTAATGGTCTGGTGCGATGATGCTTATTTTGGCCTTAACTACGAAAAAGACATCGAAAGTCAGTCTCTCTTTGCACACCTGTGCGATTTGAGCCCGAATGTTCTTGCAGCAAAAATTGACGGTCCCACAAAAGAAGATTTCGCCTGGGGATTCCGCTGCGGTTTCATTACATTCGGCTGCAAGGGACTTACAGAAGAGCAGTACGATGCCCTTGTAAAAAAACTCATGGCAGCAATCCGCTCGTCTGTTTCATGTTCTTCTACCCCGCCACAGTCACTTTTGCTCAAAGCTTTCCAGAATCCGGCTCAGGTAGAAAAAGAAAAGGCAGAATTCCGCGCTGTACTTGAAAAACGCTATGCACTTGTAAAAAAGTTTACGACAACCCACACAAGCGAAAACATAACTCCGCTGCCGTTCAACTCGGGTTACTTCATGGCCTTTGACACAAAAAAAGTCAATGCAGAGACTCTGCGCCAGAAGTTGCTAAAAGAGCGCGGAATCGGTACAATATCAATTGACAGCCGCACATTGCGCGTGGCATTCTCCAGTTTGGAAGAGGATAAAATAGATATTGTTTACCAGGCCATTTACGAAACGGCGGACGAACTTGCCCGCAATTGA
- a CDS encoding VWA domain-containing protein: MFGFDNPAAFFLLLFIPVIYFLRYLKILSGIYFPLNLGDWNGRSFLWNKGFRKILSATVRVFVMAAYVLLVTALADPVMRITEKVYTSRGSDIVFVVDVSPSMAARDIGSGQRLDAAKAAIKQIAASNSGDSFGLVEMAQTAALVVPPTMDRKSFFSRLDSLAVGELGDGTAIGTGLSCAVYHLENSSSPKKSIVLMTDGENNSGSVHPHTAAKFAASKGISLYVLGIGKRGTVPLEYSDPKTGHVYSGYLESEFDGTSLSKIAAEGEGKYFEIDSMQSLSQSVSSVSKNENVVQTYFIKNNDRKLYFNFIVAAAVLCLLAWILRRLFLQEVL; encoded by the coding sequence ATGTTTGGCTTTGACAACCCTGCAGCTTTCTTTCTGCTGCTTTTTATTCCGGTAATTTATTTTTTGCGTTATCTGAAAATCCTTTCGGGAATTTATTTTCCTCTTAATCTTGGTGACTGGAACGGCCGAAGTTTTTTGTGGAACAAAGGCTTCAGAAAAATTCTTTCGGCAACAGTGCGCGTGTTTGTCATGGCAGCTTACGTTCTTCTTGTGACAGCCCTTGCAGATCCTGTTATGAGAATTACCGAAAAAGTTTATACTTCGCGCGGCTCGGATATTGTTTTTGTAGTTGATGTAAGTCCTTCAATGGCTGCGAGGGATATTGGTTCGGGACAAAGACTTGATGCCGCAAAAGCCGCAATAAAACAGATTGCAGCTTCAAACAGCGGTGACAGTTTTGGTCTTGTAGAAATGGCTCAGACTGCTGCACTTGTTGTTCCGCCTACAATGGACAGAAAAAGTTTTTTTTCAAGACTTGACTCACTTGCCGTTGGAGAACTTGGTGACGGAACAGCAATTGGAACAGGATTGAGTTGTGCTGTTTATCATCTTGAAAATTCTTCTTCACCAAAAAAAAGTATCGTCCTGATGACCGACGGTGAAAATAATTCCGGGTCTGTTCATCCTCATACTGCCGCAAAATTTGCTGCGTCAAAAGGAATATCACTTTATGTACTTGGAATAGGAAAGAGGGGAACTGTTCCGCTTGAATATTCTGATCCCAAAACAGGACACGTTTATTCGGGATATCTGGAATCTGAATTTGATGGAACATCCCTTTCAAAAATTGCAGCAGAAGGCGAAGGAAAATATTTTGAAATTGATTCAATGCAGTCCCTTTCGCAGTCTGTTTCTTCTGTAAGTAAAAATGAAAATGTCGTTCAGACTTACTTTATTAAAAATAACGACAGAAAACTCTATTTTAATTTTATTGTAGCAGCCGCAGTTTTGTGTCTTCTTGCGTGGATTTTAAGAAGACTTTTTCTGCAGGAGGTTTTATGA
- a CDS encoding ATP-binding cassette domain-containing protein: MSLLEINSVEYKYPQSSKKALDNVSLCVERGEYIAVLGSNGSGKSTMARLMAGFFKPDSGTVSLQKDVLPGIVFQQPKEQIVAGIVERDTAFGPQNLSMTKGEIELRTIECLSVVGLADRASSRTFELSLGQTQRLAFSGILALFPDLLILDEVTAMLDPASRNELVEFIDRWNKKGHTVIHVTHDEDEALHAKRIIVMESGRIVFDGLREEFMASPHVIESVFGKDEVLPEKKVSSSEESLCVKDLSFGYPERKIFSGLNLCLKKGTLTALTGPSGCGKSTLFECLAGLKTPQSGTVSAVSRPVLALQESEAALFEPCAADDVAFGPLNDGLSGKELLERVKESMQLAGIPYEDFGDRATFSLSGGEKRKLSLAGIIALDRDILIFDEPTAALDPLSRKNVLRTMKELASRGKTVLFSTHRFEEALYADESIAWQDLLGGTAASEGREPSGTKHQDSPESAGVNETAPEQKKLSVQMPLTNSKMIESIGKTAAAFMAPAKIPHSAVSVLPAALKFILFAAILCVSVLVYSPAAGICMLGVNILYAVLAKYPIKKAAGAFVKLFPWLLLFIVFGMFFYPTLPDDKVIFSCGIFTLSTGRLAMTGRTFLRAACALISAGTFLFTTSEREIMDGLTVLLKPLSVVKIPVRYFVLVTGIIFRFVPMLLDEFCGIIKTQLVRGAFGEARGLSKLKILVPLFVPLILQTFRKAHYLADALTARYFS, encoded by the coding sequence ATGTCACTTTTGGAAATTAACAGCGTTGAATATAAATATCCCCAGTCCTCAAAAAAGGCACTTGATAACGTAAGCCTTTGTGTGGAACGGGGTGAATACATTGCAGTACTCGGCTCAAACGGTTCAGGAAAAAGCACTATGGCCCGTCTTATGGCAGGTTTTTTCAAGCCGGACTCGGGTACTGTAAGCCTTCAGAAAGATGTACTTCCCGGAATTGTATTTCAGCAGCCCAAAGAGCAGATTGTAGCCGGAATTGTAGAACGTGATACGGCGTTTGGTCCGCAGAATCTTTCAATGACAAAGGGCGAAATTGAACTCAGGACAATAGAGTGTCTTTCTGTAGTTGGACTTGCAGACAGGGCTTCTTCCAGAACTTTTGAACTTTCACTCGGTCAGACGCAGCGTCTTGCCTTCAGCGGAATTCTGGCTCTTTTTCCTGACCTGCTTATTCTTGATGAAGTTACGGCAATGCTGGACCCGGCTTCAAGAAATGAACTTGTTGAATTCATAGACCGCTGGAATAAAAAAGGGCATACCGTTATTCACGTAACACACGACGAAGATGAAGCCCTTCATGCAAAGCGCATAATTGTAATGGAAAGCGGGCGTATTGTTTTTGACGGTTTGCGCGAAGAATTTATGGCCAGTCCACATGTAATAGAGAGTGTTTTTGGAAAAGATGAAGTTTTGCCAGAAAAAAAAGTTTCTTCTTCAGAGGAATCACTTTGCGTAAAAGATCTTTCATTCGGCTACCCTGAGCGAAAAATATTCAGCGGCCTTAACCTTTGTCTCAAAAAAGGAACGCTTACGGCTCTTACCGGACCAAGCGGCTGCGGAAAATCTACGCTTTTTGAGTGCCTGGCAGGTCTTAAAACTCCACAAAGCGGAACTGTCAGCGCAGTTTCAAGGCCGGTGCTGGCCCTTCAGGAAAGTGAGGCCGCTCTTTTTGAACCGTGCGCCGCCGATGATGTTGCGTTTGGTCCTTTGAATGACGGGCTTTCGGGAAAAGAACTTCTTGAGCGTGTCAAAGAGTCCATGCAGCTTGCAGGAATTCCGTACGAAGATTTTGGTGACAGGGCAACTTTTTCTTTAAGCGGCGGTGAAAAGCGAAAGCTTTCTCTGGCGGGAATTATTGCTTTGGACAGGGATATACTTATTTTTGACGAACCGACTGCGGCGCTTGATCCTTTGTCAAGAAAAAATGTCCTTCGTACAATGAAAGAACTGGCCTCACGCGGAAAAACCGTCCTTTTCAGCACGCACCGTTTTGAAGAAGCACTGTATGCCGACGAAAGCATAGCGTGGCAGGATCTTCTGGGCGGAACAGCTGCTTCTGAAGGCCGTGAACCTTCCGGAACAAAACATCAGGACAGTCCGGAAAGTGCAGGCGTAAATGAAACCGCTCCGGAACAGAAAAAACTTTCGGTACAAATGCCGCTTACAAATTCAAAGATGATAGAAAGTATTGGAAAAACCGCTGCAGCTTTTATGGCTCCGGCAAAAATTCCGCATTCTGCAGTGAGCGTACTTCCTGCGGCACTTAAATTCATTCTTTTTGCGGCAATTCTCTGTGTTTCGGTACTGGTATATTCACCTGCGGCCGGAATCTGCATGCTGGGCGTGAACATACTTTATGCTGTTCTTGCAAAGTATCCGATTAAAAAAGCTGCCGGTGCCTTTGTAAAACTTTTTCCGTGGCTGCTTCTTTTTATAGTTTTCGGAATGTTCTTTTACCCGACGCTGCCCGATGACAAAGTTATTTTTTCATGTGGAATATTTACTCTTTCGACAGGTCGTCTTGCCATGACAGGACGTACTTTTTTACGTGCTGCCTGCGCACTTATTTCTGCCGGAACATTTCTTTTTACAACTTCCGAGCGCGAAATTATGGACGGACTTACGGTTTTATTAAAGCCACTTTCTGTCGTAAAAATTCCGGTAAGGTATTTTGTTCTTGTAACCGGCATTATATTCCGCTTTGTGCCCATGCTTCTTGACGAATTCTGCGGAATTATAAAGACACAGCTTGTACGCGGCGCTTTCGGTGAAGCAAGGGGTCTTTCGAAACTCAAAATTCTTGTTCCGCTTTTTGTACCCCTTATTTTGCAGACTTTCAGAAAGGCGCATTATCTTGCCGACGCTCTGACTGCCCGTTATTTTTCATAA
- a CDS encoding J domain-containing protein — protein sequence MEDLYNTLGIQKTATAEEIKKAYRNLAFKYHPDRNQGDPSAEEKFKKINEAYSVLGDESKRRQYDMYGSQSAQNPYSSSGYSASYGAGQQNASSYGYSGDPFWDFFNDAQTGAQRNEQPRYTYTYTSRKTEAPTGRKAWPLFFKSLFQMAISGLAFVTVGYYFFLLRIICIIGFFRGAVDMVNSLMLVFKAGQKHRA from the coding sequence ATGGAAGATTTATACAATACTCTCGGAATACAAAAAACTGCTACGGCAGAAGAAATAAAAAAAGCGTATAGAAATCTTGCCTTTAAGTATCATCCCGACAGAAACCAGGGTGATCCTTCGGCAGAAGAAAAATTCAAAAAAATCAACGAAGCCTATTCGGTACTGGGTGATGAGTCAAAGCGCCGCCAGTATGATATGTACGGCTCCCAGTCTGCACAAAATCCGTATTCTTCTTCTGGATACAGTGCCTCTTACGGTGCCGGACAACAGAATGCATCTTCTTACGGTTATTCAGGGGATCCTTTCTGGGATTTCTTCAATGACGCACAGACAGGCGCACAACGCAATGAACAGCCGCGCTACACTTACACATACACTTCCAGAAAGACAGAAGCGCCTACTGGAAGAAAAGCATGGCCTTTGTTCTTCAAGAGCCTGTTCCAGATGGCAATATCGGGTTTGGCTTTTGTAACAGTGGGATATTATTTTTTCCTGTTAAGAATAATCTGTATAATAGGATTTTTCAGAGGGGCTGTAGATATGGTTAATTCCCTCATGCTGGTATTCAAGGCCGGTCAAAAGCACCGCGCATAA
- a CDS encoding DUF58 domain-containing protein codes for MNRKNLSKRAELLHLSSVSLAEGMRNGTFRSLYRGTGVEFSGVREYLAGDDVRAIDWNVTARMGKPFVKIFDEEKELDVFLVADKSFSMDTGSGIQSRLETAMECASLITLASLHNGSPVGAVTFDGRIDFSCPPKSGKNNAMMMLSHFEKGASDFSSRINGSALDSALSGACRLLKKRTLVIVISDFRVDGWQDSFARLAHHNDVVAIRITDSADEKLPQVGSVPFIDPETGAACILPTSSAKFARAWQENYEAKTEEWKKNCLRHGAVPLSISTTKDPAGELIKFFTARERY; via the coding sequence ATGAACCGAAAAAATCTATCAAAGAGGGCAGAACTTCTTCATCTTAGTTCGGTTTCTCTTGCAGAAGGAATGCGCAACGGTACTTTCCGCTCTTTGTACAGAGGTACCGGTGTTGAATTCAGCGGAGTGCGCGAGTATCTTGCAGGCGATGATGTAAGGGCAATAGACTGGAACGTTACTGCAAGAATGGGAAAACCTTTTGTAAAAATATTTGACGAAGAAAAGGAACTCGATGTCTTTCTTGTTGCAGATAAATCCTTTTCCATGGACACAGGTTCCGGAATCCAGTCCCGCCTTGAAACTGCAATGGAATGTGCCTCTCTAATTACGCTTGCTTCCCTTCATAACGGAAGTCCTGTAGGTGCCGTTACTTTTGACGGTCGCATCGATTTTTCATGTCCGCCAAAGTCCGGTAAAAACAACGCAATGATGATGCTTTCACACTTTGAAAAAGGCGCATCTGATTTTTCAAGCCGCATAAACGGTTCGGCACTGGACAGCGCTCTTTCGGGTGCGTGCAGGCTTTTGAAAAAGCGTACCCTTGTAATAGTTATTTCTGACTTTCGTGTAGACGGCTGGCAGGATTCTTTTGCAAGGCTAGCCCATCATAATGACGTTGTTGCAATCAGAATTACTGATTCCGCAGATGAAAAACTTCCGCAGGTAGGTTCTGTTCCTTTTATTGATCCCGAAACAGGAGCCGCGTGCATTCTTCCTACTTCTTCTGCAAAATTTGCAAGAGCCTGGCAGGAAAATTACGAAGCAAAAACTGAAGAGTGGAAAAAAAACTGTTTGAGACACGGTGCTGTTCCGCTTTCAATAAGCACGACAAAAGATCCTGCCGGAGAACTTATTAAATTTTTTACGGCAAGGGAACGGTATTGA
- the infA gene encoding translation initiation factor IF-1, whose protein sequence is MANKDEAIEVEGIVKEALPNTMFRVELKNQHVILAHLSGKMRKHYIRIVPGDSVKIELSPYDLNRGRIIFRER, encoded by the coding sequence GTGGCTAATAAAGACGAAGCTATTGAAGTCGAAGGTATTGTTAAGGAAGCTCTTCCCAATACAATGTTCCGTGTTGAACTTAAAAACCAGCACGTAATACTCGCACACCTGAGCGGAAAAATGCGCAAGCATTACATAAGAATCGTTCCGGGCGACAGCGTAAAAATTGAACTGTCACCGTATGATCTTAACCGCGGACGTATTATTTTCCGCGAGCGCTAA